One Pseudomonas sp. AN-1 genomic region harbors:
- the mltG gene encoding endolytic transglycosylase MltG, whose amino-acid sequence MVKRFLLYLLEGGLMLAGLLLVFAGWQQHVALEQPLALSEERLLEVPAGATPGGLLARLEDEGVLDGALWLRLYWRFNLDGKGLHSGEYRLAPGQTARDLLAQWQRGEVVSYSLTLVEGWSFRQLRAALASQERLEQTLAGLDDAAVMQRLGFAGQHPEGRFFPDTYRYVRGMRDIDLLRQAHERLDQVLDEEWRQRAEGLPYKDAYQALIMASLVEKETGAAHERPEIAGVFVRRLRQGMLLQTDPTVIYGLGERYAGNLTRAHLREATPYNTYTNPGLPPTPIAMVGREAIRAALNPAGGDSLYFVARGDGTHVFSRSLDEHNRAVREFQLKRREDYRSSPAATPQGNSQ is encoded by the coding sequence ATCGTGAAACGTTTTCTGCTGTACCTGCTGGAAGGCGGGCTGATGCTGGCAGGCCTGCTGCTGGTTTTCGCCGGCTGGCAGCAGCATGTGGCCCTCGAGCAGCCGCTGGCGCTGAGCGAGGAGCGCCTGCTCGAGGTACCGGCCGGCGCGACCCCCGGCGGCCTGCTCGCCAGGCTCGAGGACGAGGGCGTGCTGGACGGCGCGCTGTGGCTGCGCCTGTACTGGCGCTTCAATCTCGACGGCAAGGGCCTGCACAGTGGCGAGTATCGCCTCGCCCCCGGGCAGACCGCGCGCGACCTGCTGGCCCAGTGGCAGCGTGGCGAGGTGGTCAGTTACAGCCTGACCCTGGTCGAGGGCTGGAGCTTCCGCCAGTTGCGCGCGGCGCTGGCGAGCCAGGAGCGTCTGGAGCAGACCCTGGCCGGCCTCGACGATGCCGCCGTGATGCAGCGCCTCGGCTTCGCCGGCCAGCATCCCGAGGGGCGTTTCTTTCCCGATACCTACCGATACGTGCGCGGCATGCGTGACATCGATCTGCTGCGCCAGGCTCACGAGCGGCTGGATCAGGTGCTCGACGAGGAGTGGCGCCAGCGCGCCGAGGGCCTGCCCTACAAGGATGCCTACCAGGCGCTGATCATGGCGTCCCTGGTGGAGAAGGAAACCGGGGCTGCCCACGAGCGGCCCGAGATCGCCGGGGTGTTCGTCCGTCGACTGCGTCAGGGCATGCTGCTGCAGACCGATCCGACGGTGATCTACGGTCTCGGCGAGCGCTATGCCGGCAACCTGACTCGCGCGCACCTGCGCGAGGCGACGCCCTACAACACCTACACCAATCCCGGGCTGCCGCCGACACCGATCGCCATGGTCGGCCGCGAGGCGATCCGCGCCGCGCTCAATCCGGCCGGCGGCGACAGTCTGTACTTCGTCGCCCGCGGCGACGGCACCCATGTCTTCTCGCGCTCGCTCGACGAGCACAACCGGGCGGTGCGCGAATTCCAGCTCAAGCGGCGCGAGGACTACCGTTCCAGTCCGGCCGCCACGCCACAAGGAAACAGTCAGTGA
- the tmk gene encoding dTMP kinase gives MSGLFITLEGPEGAGKSTNRDYLAERLRSQGCDVLLTREPGGTPLAERIRELLLAPSDEPMAADTELLLVFAARAQHLARVIRPALAAGKVVLCDRFTDATYAYQGGGRGLPLERIAQLESFVQGELRPELTLVFDLPVEVGLARAAARGRLDRFEQEAQDFFEAVRQTYLARARLAPARYRLLDAAQPLAAVQAQLDALLPELLERARG, from the coding sequence GTGAGCGGTCTGTTCATCACCCTCGAAGGCCCCGAAGGCGCGGGCAAGAGCACCAATCGCGACTACCTGGCCGAGCGCCTGCGCAGCCAAGGCTGCGATGTGCTGCTGACCCGCGAGCCCGGCGGCACGCCCTTGGCCGAGCGCATCCGCGAGCTGCTGCTGGCGCCCAGCGACGAGCCGATGGCGGCCGACACCGAGCTGCTGCTGGTGTTCGCCGCGCGCGCCCAGCACCTGGCCCGGGTCATCCGCCCGGCGCTGGCGGCCGGCAAGGTCGTGCTGTGCGACCGCTTCACCGACGCCACCTACGCCTACCAGGGCGGCGGGCGCGGCCTGCCGCTGGAGCGCATCGCCCAGCTGGAGAGCTTCGTGCAGGGCGAGCTGCGCCCGGAGCTGACCCTGGTGTTCGACCTGCCGGTGGAAGTCGGCCTGGCCCGCGCCGCCGCCCGTGGCCGCCTGGATCGTTTCGAGCAGGAGGCGCAGGACTTCTTCGAGGCGGTGCGCCAGACCTACCTGGCGCGTGCGCGCCTGGCGCCGGCGCGCTACCGTCTGCTGGATGCCGCGCAGCCGCTCGCTGCGGTGCAGGCCCAGCTCGACGCCCTGCTGCCCGAGCTGCTGGAGCGCGCGCGTGGCTGA
- a CDS encoding DNA polymerase III subunit delta': MAEAYPWQQALWQQLARRQQHAHAYLLHGPAGIGKRALAERLAALLLCAAPTAEGACGGCKACLLLRAGTHPDFFDLQPEEPDKPIKVDQVRELVDFVAQTAQLGGRKLVLLEPAEAMNLNAANALLKSLEEPSGDTVLLLVSHQPSRLLPTIRSRCLQQACPLPTPVLAGAWLAAQLPELEPALHRRLLALATGSPLRALQLHRDGVLDQRALVEEGIRKLLKQQAAPSELAEAWKHIPLALLLDWFCAWLLQVLRCQLAGAEGEAEEPMDKVVRWLAGRTPPNAVLALQDWLLAERQKVLGKANLNRALLLEALLVRWASLPSAG, encoded by the coding sequence GTGGCTGAGGCCTATCCCTGGCAGCAGGCGCTGTGGCAGCAGCTTGCGCGCCGCCAGCAGCATGCCCACGCCTACCTGCTGCACGGCCCCGCCGGCATCGGCAAGCGCGCCCTGGCCGAGCGCCTGGCGGCGCTGCTGCTGTGTGCGGCGCCGACGGCGGAGGGCGCCTGCGGTGGCTGCAAGGCCTGCCTGCTGCTGCGCGCCGGCACCCATCCGGACTTCTTCGACCTGCAGCCGGAGGAGCCGGACAAGCCGATCAAGGTCGACCAGGTGCGCGAGCTGGTGGATTTCGTCGCCCAGACCGCCCAGCTCGGCGGGCGCAAGCTGGTCCTGCTCGAGCCGGCCGAGGCGATGAACCTCAACGCCGCCAACGCCCTGCTGAAAAGCCTGGAGGAGCCCTCCGGCGACACCGTGCTGCTGCTGGTCAGCCACCAGCCCAGTCGCCTGCTGCCGACCATCCGGAGCCGCTGTCTGCAGCAGGCCTGCCCGTTGCCGACGCCGGTGCTGGCCGGTGCCTGGCTGGCTGCGCAGCTGCCGGAGCTGGAGCCGGCGCTGCATCGGCGCCTGCTCGCGCTGGCGACCGGTTCGCCACTGCGTGCCCTGCAGCTGCACCGCGATGGGGTGCTGGATCAGCGTGCGCTGGTCGAGGAGGGCATCAGGAAGCTGCTCAAGCAGCAGGCCGCGCCTTCCGAGCTGGCCGAGGCGTGGAAGCACATTCCGCTGGCGCTGCTGCTCGACTGGTTCTGCGCCTGGCTGCTGCAGGTGCTGCGCTGCCAGCTGGCCGGCGCCGAGGGCGAGGCCGAGGAGCCGATGGACAAGGTGGTGCGCTGGCTGGCCGGGCGCACGCCGCCGAACGCCGTGCTGGCGCTGCAAGACTGGCTGCTCGCCGAGCGGCAGAAGGTGCTCGGCAAGGCCAATCTCAATCGCGCACTGCTTCTCGAAGCCCTGCTGGTACGGTGGGCAAGCCTGCCGTCGGCAGGCTAG
- a CDS encoding PilZ domain-containing protein produces the protein MSMPPLGGRNAILTLTLKDKAQLYAAYMPFVRNGGLFISTSKTYRLGDEVFVLLTLMDEPEKIPVAGKVVWITPKGAQGNRTAGIGVQFNDGDRSTRNKIETYLAGALKSERPTLTM, from the coding sequence ATGAGCATGCCACCCCTCGGCGGTCGCAACGCCATCCTCACCCTGACTCTCAAGGACAAGGCCCAGCTGTACGCGGCCTACATGCCCTTCGTGCGCAACGGCGGCCTGTTCATCTCCACCAGCAAGACCTATCGCCTGGGCGACGAGGTGTTCGTGCTGCTGACCCTGATGGACGAGCCGGAGAAGATCCCGGTCGCCGGCAAGGTGGTCTGGATCACTCCCAAAGGGGCCCAGGGCAACCGCACCGCCGGAATCGGTGTGCAGTTCAACGACGGCGACCGCAGCACCCGCAACAAGATCGAAACCTACCTCGCCGGTGCGCTCAAGTCCGAGCGCCCGACCCTGACCATGTGA
- a CDS encoding TatD family hydrolase has protein sequence MLVDSHCHLDRLDLKAHGGSLDAALAAARSRGVGRFLCIGVSADNASAVRQLAETYLDVYCSIGVHPLDLEPGSQPALDWLLHELAHPRVVAIGETGLDYHYQPEAAALQREGFALHLEAARQTGKPVIVHTREARADTLAMLREADLAQAGVLHCFTEDWAMARAALDMGYYISLSGIVTFRNAEALREVARQVPADRLLVETDAPYLAPVPHRGKPNLPEYVRDVAEFLATLRGVSCEVLAAQTTANFERLFPLARSC, from the coding sequence ATGCTCGTAGACTCCCACTGTCATCTCGACCGCCTGGACCTCAAGGCCCACGGCGGCTCGCTCGACGCCGCGCTGGCGGCCGCCCGTTCGCGTGGCGTCGGCCGCTTCCTGTGCATCGGCGTCAGCGCCGACAACGCCAGCGCCGTGCGCCAGCTGGCGGAAACCTACCTGGACGTGTACTGCTCGATCGGCGTGCATCCGCTGGATCTCGAGCCCGGCAGCCAGCCGGCGCTGGACTGGCTGCTGCACGAGCTGGCCCATCCGCGAGTGGTGGCCATCGGCGAGACCGGCCTCGACTACCACTACCAGCCGGAGGCTGCGGCGCTGCAGCGCGAGGGTTTCGCCCTGCACCTGGAGGCGGCGCGGCAGACCGGCAAGCCGGTGATTGTGCATACCCGCGAGGCGCGCGCCGACACTCTGGCCATGCTGCGCGAGGCCGACCTGGCGCAGGCCGGCGTACTGCACTGTTTCACCGAGGACTGGGCGATGGCCCGGGCAGCGCTGGACATGGGCTACTACATCTCGCTGTCCGGCATCGTCACCTTCCGCAACGCCGAGGCGCTGCGCGAGGTGGCCCGCCAGGTGCCGGCCGATCGCCTGCTGGTGGAAACCGACGCACCCTACCTGGCGCCGGTTCCCCATCGCGGCAAGCCGAACCTCCCGGAATACGTGCGCGACGTCGCCGAGTTCCTCGCCACCCTGCGCGGGGTTTCCTGCGAGGTTCTGGCCGCGCAGACCACCGCCAACTTCGAGCGGCTGTTCCCGCTGGCGCGGTCCTGCTGA
- a CDS encoding aminotransferase class V-fold PLP-dependent enzyme, whose translation MNPWHDEFPQEAGLRYLNHAAVAPWPRRASAAVCAFAEQNLRVGARDYPQWLQLEQRLRQRLARLLNAPSTADVALVKNTSEALSFVAFGLDWRPGDQVVISDQEFPSNRVVWEALRPQGVEVVEVDIAGSDPEAALIEACTPRTRLLAISAVQYASGLRLDMPRLGAGCTERGVLLCIDAIQQLGAQPFDVQASGCAFAMADGHKWLLGPEGLGVFYCRRDLREQLRLHEYGWHMLEDAGNYDRRDWQPAKTARRFECGSPNMLGAVALEASLALLEEVGMAQVATLIEQRIARLHAGIAALPGARLLSPQEPGRRAGILTFALAGRDNGELFEALKKEQVVCAQRGGGIRLSPHFYTTETVIEDTLALLHRLA comes from the coding sequence ATGAATCCGTGGCACGACGAATTTCCCCAGGAAGCCGGCCTGCGCTACCTCAACCATGCCGCCGTGGCGCCCTGGCCGCGCCGGGCCAGCGCCGCGGTATGCGCCTTCGCCGAGCAGAACCTGCGCGTCGGCGCCCGCGACTACCCGCAGTGGCTGCAACTGGAGCAGCGCCTGCGCCAGCGCCTGGCGCGCCTGCTCAACGCGCCGTCGACAGCGGACGTGGCGCTGGTGAAGAACACCTCGGAGGCGCTGTCGTTCGTCGCCTTCGGCCTCGACTGGCGCCCCGGCGACCAGGTGGTGATCAGCGACCAGGAGTTCCCCTCCAACCGCGTGGTCTGGGAGGCGCTGCGCCCGCAGGGCGTCGAGGTGGTCGAGGTGGACATCGCCGGCAGCGACCCGGAAGCCGCCCTGATCGAAGCCTGCACCCCGCGCACCCGCCTGCTGGCGATCAGTGCGGTGCAGTACGCCAGCGGCCTGCGCCTGGACATGCCGCGACTCGGCGCCGGCTGCACCGAGCGCGGCGTACTGCTGTGCATCGATGCCATCCAGCAGCTCGGCGCCCAGCCGTTCGACGTGCAGGCCAGCGGCTGCGCCTTCGCCATGGCCGACGGCCACAAGTGGCTGCTCGGCCCGGAGGGGCTCGGGGTGTTCTACTGCCGCCGCGACCTGCGCGAGCAGCTCAGGCTGCACGAGTACGGCTGGCACATGCTCGAGGACGCCGGCAACTACGACAGGCGCGACTGGCAGCCGGCGAAGACCGCGCGGCGCTTCGAGTGCGGCAGCCCGAACATGCTCGGCGCGGTGGCGCTGGAGGCCAGCCTGGCGCTGCTCGAGGAAGTGGGAATGGCGCAGGTGGCGACGCTGATCGAGCAGCGCATCGCCCGCCTGCACGCGGGGATCGCCGCTCTGCCCGGCGCCCGCCTGCTGAGCCCGCAGGAGCCCGGGCGGCGCGCCGGCATCCTCACCTTCGCCCTGGCCGGTCGGGACAATGGCGAGCTGTTCGAGGCACTGAAGAAGGAACAGGTGGTGTGTGCCCAGCGCGGCGGCGGCATCCGTCTGTCGCCGCACTTCTACACGACGGAGACGGTGATCGAGGATACCCTGGCCCTGCTGCATCGGCTGGCCTGA
- a CDS encoding DUF1285 domain-containing protein translates to MTEGSKAGDLLQQIPASKGGLPPVHLWNPPFCGDIDMRIARDGSWHYLGTPIGRPAMVRLFSTILRRDGEDYFLVTPVEKVGIRVDDAPFVAVAMDVEGEGEAQRLRFRTNVDDEVAAGAEHPLRFVLDVESGEPSPYVHVRANLEALIHRNVFYRLVELAVPCERNGEAWLGVWSDGVLFPIAPQPE, encoded by the coding sequence ATGACGGAGGGAAGCAAGGCGGGGGATCTGCTGCAGCAGATCCCGGCGAGCAAGGGCGGGCTGCCGCCGGTGCATCTGTGGAATCCGCCGTTCTGCGGCGACATCGACATGCGCATCGCCCGCGACGGCAGCTGGCATTACCTGGGCACGCCGATCGGCCGGCCGGCGATGGTGCGGCTGTTCTCCACCATCCTGCGCCGCGACGGCGAAGACTACTTCCTGGTGACCCCGGTGGAGAAGGTCGGCATCCGCGTCGACGATGCGCCTTTCGTGGCGGTGGCGATGGACGTGGAAGGCGAGGGTGAGGCGCAGCGCCTGCGCTTTCGCACCAACGTCGACGACGAGGTGGCGGCCGGCGCCGAGCATCCGCTGCGCTTCGTCCTCGATGTGGAAAGTGGCGAGCCGTCGCCCTACGTGCACGTGCGCGCCAACCTCGAGGCGCTGATCCACCGCAACGTGTTCTATCGCCTGGTGGAGCTGGCGGTACCCTGCGAACGCAACGGCGAGGCCTGGCTGGGGGTATGGAGCGACGGCGTGCTGTTCCCCATCGCGCCGCAGCCCGAATAA
- a CDS encoding electron transfer flavoprotein-ubiquinone oxidoreductase has protein sequence MEREYMEFDVVIVGAGPAGLSAACRLKQKAAEAGQELSVCVVEKGSEVGAHILSGAVFEPRALAELFPDWKSLGAPLNTPVKRDDIYLLKSSEAATRIPDFAVPKTMHNEGNYIISLGNLCRWLAQQAENLGVEIYPGFAAQEALIDEQGVVRGIVTGDLGVDHEGQPKDGLYTPGMELRAKYTLFAEGCRGHIGKQLIQRYKLDARADAQHYGIGIKELWEIDPAKHEQGLVVHTAGWPLNDDNPGGSFLYHLENNQVVVGLIVDLSYSNPYLSPFDEFQRYKHHPVIRQYLEGGKRIAYGARAICKGGLNSLPKMVFPGGALIGCDLGTLNFAKIKGSHTAMKSGMLAAEAIVEALGAGREGGDELNNYVKAFEDSWLYDELFRSRNFGAAIHKFGAILGGAFNFVDQNLFGGKIPLTLHDNKPDHACLKPAAQSTKIDYPKPDGKLSFDKLSSVFLSNTNHEEDQPCHLKLADASIPLAKNLPLFDEPAQRYCPAGVYEIVTQESGEKKFQINAQNCVHCKTCDIKDPAQNITWVAPEGTGGPNYPNM, from the coding sequence GTGGAACGCGAATACATGGAATTCGACGTTGTCATCGTCGGAGCGGGCCCTGCCGGCCTGTCCGCCGCCTGCCGCCTGAAGCAGAAGGCCGCCGAAGCCGGCCAGGAGCTCAGCGTCTGCGTGGTGGAAAAAGGCTCCGAAGTCGGCGCCCACATCCTCTCCGGCGCGGTGTTCGAACCGCGCGCGCTGGCCGAACTGTTCCCCGACTGGAAGAGCCTCGGCGCCCCGCTCAACACCCCGGTCAAGCGCGACGACATCTACCTGCTGAAGAGCAGCGAGGCCGCCACCAGGATCCCCGACTTCGCCGTGCCCAAGACCATGCACAACGAAGGCAACTACATCATCTCCCTGGGCAACCTGTGCCGCTGGCTGGCCCAGCAGGCCGAGAATCTGGGCGTGGAGATCTACCCGGGCTTCGCCGCCCAGGAAGCGCTGATCGACGAGCAGGGCGTGGTGCGCGGCATCGTCACCGGCGATCTGGGCGTCGACCACGAAGGCCAGCCGAAGGACGGCCTGTACACCCCGGGCATGGAACTGCGCGCCAAGTACACCCTGTTCGCCGAAGGCTGCCGCGGCCATATCGGCAAGCAGCTGATCCAGCGCTACAAGCTCGACGCCAGGGCCGACGCCCAGCACTACGGCATCGGCATCAAGGAGCTGTGGGAGATCGACCCGGCGAAACACGAGCAGGGCCTGGTGGTGCACACCGCCGGCTGGCCGCTCAACGACGACAACCCCGGCGGCTCCTTCCTCTATCACCTGGAGAACAACCAGGTGGTGGTCGGCCTGATCGTCGACCTGTCCTACAGCAACCCCTACCTGTCGCCGTTCGACGAGTTCCAGCGCTACAAGCACCATCCGGTGATCAGGCAGTACCTGGAGGGCGGCAAGCGCATCGCCTACGGCGCGCGCGCCATCTGCAAGGGTGGCCTCAACTCGCTGCCGAAGATGGTGTTCCCCGGTGGCGCGCTGATCGGCTGCGATCTGGGCACCCTCAACTTCGCCAAGATCAAGGGCAGCCACACCGCGATGAAGTCCGGCATGCTGGCCGCCGAGGCGATCGTCGAGGCGCTGGGCGCCGGGCGCGAGGGTGGCGACGAGCTGAACAACTACGTGAAGGCCTTCGAGGACAGCTGGCTGTACGACGAGCTGTTCCGCAGCCGCAACTTCGGCGCGGCGATCCACAAGTTCGGCGCCATCCTCGGCGGCGCGTTCAACTTCGTCGACCAGAACCTGTTTGGCGGCAAGATCCCGCTGACCCTGCACGACAACAAGCCGGACCATGCCTGCCTGAAGCCCGCCGCCCAGTCGACCAAGATCGACTACCCCAAGCCGGACGGCAAGCTGAGCTTCGACAAGCTGTCCTCGGTGTTCCTCTCCAACACCAACCACGAGGAAGACCAGCCCTGCCACCTGAAGCTGGCCGACGCCTCGATCCCGCTGGCGAAGAACCTGCCGCTCTTCGATGAGCCGGCGCAGCGCTACTGCCCGGCCGGGGTGTACGAGATCGTCACCCAGGAAAGCGGCGAGAAGAAGTTCCAGATCAACGCGCAGAACTGCGTGCACTGCAAGACCTGCGACATCAAGGACCCGGCGCAGAACATCACCTGGGTGGCCCCGGAAGGCACCGGCGGGCCGAACTACCCCAACATGTAA
- a CDS encoding electron transfer flavoprotein subunit beta/FixA family protein: MKILVAVKRVVDYNVKVRVKADNSGVDLANVKMSMNPFCEIAVEEAVRLKEKGVASEIVAVSVGPAAAQEQLRTALALGVDRAILVESADELNSLAVAKLLKAVVDKEQPQLVILGKQAIDSDNNQTGQMLAALTGFAQGTFASKVEVNGDQVNVTREIDGGLQTVALKLPAIVTTDLRLNEPRYASLPNIMKAKKKPLETVTPDALGVSTASTVKILKVEAPAARSAGIKVKSVAELVEKLKNEAKVI, from the coding sequence ATGAAGATTCTGGTAGCTGTCAAGCGAGTGGTCGATTACAACGTCAAGGTCCGCGTCAAGGCGGACAACTCCGGCGTCGACCTCGCCAACGTCAAGATGTCGATGAACCCGTTCTGCGAGATCGCCGTGGAAGAGGCGGTGCGCCTGAAGGAAAAGGGTGTCGCCAGCGAAATCGTGGCCGTCTCCGTGGGGCCGGCCGCCGCCCAGGAACAGCTGCGTACCGCCCTGGCCCTCGGCGTGGACCGCGCCATCCTGGTCGAGTCCGCCGACGAGCTGAACTCCCTGGCCGTGGCCAAGCTGCTCAAGGCCGTGGTCGACAAGGAGCAGCCGCAACTGGTCATCCTCGGCAAGCAGGCCATCGACAGCGACAACAACCAGACCGGCCAGATGCTCGCCGCGCTGACCGGCTTCGCCCAGGGCACCTTCGCCTCCAAGGTGGAAGTGAATGGCGACCAAGTCAACGTCACCCGCGAGATCGACGGCGGCCTGCAGACCGTCGCGCTCAAGCTGCCGGCCATCGTCACCACCGACCTGCGTCTCAACGAGCCGCGCTACGCTTCCCTGCCGAACATCATGAAGGCCAAGAAGAAGCCGCTGGAGACCGTCACTCCGGACGCCCTCGGCGTGTCCACCGCCTCGACCGTGAAGATCCTCAAGGTCGAGGCGCCGGCCGCGCGCAGCGCCGGCATCAAGGTCAAGTCGGTGGCCGAACTGGTCGAGAAACTGAAGAACGAAGCGAAGGTGATCTGA
- a CDS encoding electron transfer flavoprotein subunit alpha/FixB family protein → MAILVIAEHNNAALAPATLNTVAAAAQIGGDVHVLVAGQGCAAVAEAAAKVAGVAKVLVADSAAFAHQLPENVAPLIAELGKGYSHVLAAATTTGKNVLPRVAALLDVDQISEIIKVESADTFKRPIYAGNAIATVQSSAPVKVITVRGTGFDAVAAEGGNAAIEALAGGSDAGISAFVGEELAKSERPELTAAKVVISGGRGMQNGDNFQLLYKLADKLGAAVGASRAAVDAGFVPNDLQVGQTGKIVAPQLYIAVGISGAIQHLAGMKDSKVIVAINKDEEAPIFQVADYGLVGDLFEIVPELEKAL, encoded by the coding sequence ATGGCCATTCTCGTCATTGCCGAACACAACAACGCCGCCCTGGCCCCGGCCACCCTGAATACCGTGGCCGCCGCCGCCCAGATCGGTGGCGACGTCCACGTGCTGGTCGCCGGCCAGGGTTGCGCCGCGGTCGCCGAGGCTGCCGCCAAGGTCGCCGGCGTCGCCAAGGTGCTGGTCGCCGACAGCGCCGCCTTCGCCCACCAGCTGCCGGAGAACGTCGCGCCGCTGATCGCCGAGCTGGGCAAGGGTTACAGCCACGTGCTGGCCGCCGCTACCACCACCGGCAAGAACGTGCTGCCGCGCGTCGCCGCGCTGCTGGACGTCGATCAGATATCCGAGATCATCAAGGTCGAGAGCGCCGACACCTTCAAGCGCCCGATCTACGCCGGCAACGCCATCGCCACCGTGCAGTCGAGCGCGCCGGTCAAGGTCATCACCGTGCGCGGCACCGGCTTCGACGCCGTGGCGGCCGAGGGCGGCAATGCCGCCATCGAGGCGCTGGCTGGCGGCAGCGATGCCGGCATTTCCGCCTTCGTCGGCGAGGAGCTGGCCAAGTCCGAGCGTCCCGAGCTGACCGCCGCCAAGGTGGTGATCTCCGGCGGCCGCGGCATGCAGAACGGCGACAACTTCCAGCTGCTCTACAAGCTGGCCGACAAGCTCGGCGCCGCCGTCGGTGCCTCGCGCGCCGCCGTCGACGCCGGCTTCGTGCCCAACGACCTGCAGGTCGGCCAGACCGGCAAGATCGTCGCGCCGCAGCTGTACATCGCCGTGGGCATCTCCGGCGCCATCCAGCACCTGGCCGGCATGAAGGACTCCAAGGTGATCGTGGCGATCAACAAGGACGAGGAGGCGCCGATCTTCCAGGTCGCCGACTACGGCCTGGTGGGCGACCTGTTCGAGATCGTCCCCGAGCTGGAAAAGGCCCTGTAA
- a CDS encoding substrate-binding periplasmic protein, whose product MPIRSTLSRLALALLVLAGSSQVQAAGKCERLIATGNPDQAPYLWRDPQNPQQLIGAGADLLKALGSELGVTVELLYGGKAAAAEADALNGRVDLLVGSYLTPERLEQFDFVHPAYLDVPVQVWTQRDRAPLFTRYADLASHRGLAVDAGNFPVALARQADEQFKARRTGKAVEALQQLQQGRVDYLLLEGQAGRALVEREGLGGELLPLEPVLASEPLYLAISHNSACNDPWLRGQLARKMTEFRSAGLPQALLHRNMERWKNQARRPATP is encoded by the coding sequence ATGCCCATCCGTTCCACCCTGTCGCGCCTTGCCCTGGCGCTGCTGGTCCTGGCCGGTTCGAGCCAGGTCCAGGCCGCCGGCAAGTGCGAGCGGCTGATCGCCACCGGCAACCCCGACCAGGCGCCCTACCTGTGGCGCGATCCGCAGAACCCGCAGCAACTGATCGGTGCCGGCGCCGACCTGCTCAAGGCGCTGGGCAGCGAACTGGGTGTGACCGTCGAGCTGCTCTACGGCGGCAAGGCCGCCGCAGCCGAGGCGGATGCCCTGAACGGGCGTGTCGATCTGCTGGTGGGCAGCTACCTGACTCCGGAGCGCCTCGAGCAGTTCGACTTCGTCCACCCGGCCTATCTGGATGTGCCGGTGCAGGTCTGGACCCAGCGCGACAGGGCGCCGCTGTTCACGCGCTACGCCGATCTGGCCAGCCATCGCGGCCTGGCGGTGGATGCCGGCAACTTCCCCGTCGCGCTGGCGCGCCAGGCGGACGAACAGTTCAAGGCCCGGCGCACCGGCAAGGCGGTCGAAGCCCTGCAGCAGCTGCAGCAGGGCCGGGTCGACTACCTGCTGCTCGAAGGGCAGGCCGGGCGTGCGCTGGTCGAGCGCGAGGGGCTGGGCGGCGAGCTGCTGCCTCTGGAGCCGGTGCTGGCCAGCGAGCCGCTGTACCTGGCGATATCGCACAACTCGGCGTGCAACGATCCCTGGCTGCGTGGGCAGCTGGCCAGGAAAATGACCGAATTTCGCAGTGCCGGCCTGCCGCAGGCCCTGTTGCATCGCAATATGGAGCGCTGGAAGAACCAGGCGCGCCGGCCGGCTACCCCCTGA
- a CDS encoding DUF4398 domain-containing protein, with protein MISRMCAALALSLLAGCASDPVPEAQLQVTEQALAQARAVGTGAEQAELRQAEEGLAAARQAVERQEFRQARMLAERAELDARLAEAQTLTAKSRAQVAELRNELRRLRTQLGEQP; from the coding sequence ATGATTTCACGCATGTGTGCCGCGCTGGCACTCTCGCTGCTGGCCGGCTGCGCCAGCGATCCGGTGCCCGAGGCGCAGCTGCAGGTTACCGAGCAGGCGCTGGCGCAGGCCCGCGCGGTCGGTACCGGCGCCGAGCAGGCGGAATTGCGCCAGGCCGAGGAGGGCCTGGCAGCTGCGCGCCAGGCGGTCGAACGACAGGAGTTCCGGCAGGCGCGCATGCTCGCCGAGCGCGCCGAGCTGGATGCCCGCCTCGCCGAGGCGCAGACCCTGACGGCCAAGAGTCGCGCCCAGGTCGCCGAGCTGCGCAACGAGCTGCGCCGCCTGCGTACCCAGCTGGGGGAGCAGCCATGA